In Isoptericola jiangsuensis, the following proteins share a genomic window:
- a CDS encoding DUF2255 family protein: MTAIPSLRDLASTPTARLLTDDGPGVAAWTVVHGRDLYVRSMPGGAPVAHGRARLLVGGAQHPVTLAEVAPEVHGPLDAAFRAKYGRRAPEKARALTSDAAAATTFRLDARRLTWAERVAAARVAVRDRRRFAGAGRTGRATGDEVPCVAC, from the coding sequence CCAGCCTGCGAGACCTCGCGTCGACACCCACCGCCCGCCTGCTCACCGACGACGGCCCGGGGGTGGCGGCCTGGACGGTCGTCCACGGCCGTGACCTGTACGTGCGGTCGATGCCGGGCGGCGCGCCGGTGGCGCACGGCCGGGCCCGGCTCCTGGTCGGCGGGGCGCAGCACCCGGTGACGCTCGCCGAGGTCGCCCCCGAGGTGCACGGCCCGCTGGACGCCGCGTTCCGCGCCAAGTACGGCCGCCGTGCGCCCGAGAAGGCGCGGGCGCTGACGTCCGACGCGGCCGCCGCGACGACGTTCCGCCTGGACGCCCGCCGCCTCACCTGGGCCGAGCGGGTCGCCGCGGCGCGGGTCGCCGTGCGGGACCGTCGCCGGTTCGCCGGCGCCGGGCGCACCGGCCGCGCCACCGGCGACGAGGTGCCCTGCGTCGCCTGCTGA
- a CDS encoding winged helix DNA-binding domain-containing protein encodes MDASPAALGRATLARQHLLERARLPVPDVVRAVGAVQAQEPAAPYLALWNRVAGFDPADLDDAFTSGTLVRSTLLRITLHAVHADDWAPFHRAVTDPLRGSRLNDRRFAPARLTPAEADDVRDALLAFAARPRTQDEILAELTRLLDADRAPAAWFALRTLAPLHHVPTGPPWSYTPTRRHYRAGATTAADAPPPGDDPAVVHLARRYLAAFGPATEADLGQFTMLRRPFTGPALAALRDELVPVGGSGRTTLWDLPDAPRPDAATPAPPRLLGMWDSVLLAHADRTRVLPEAHRRHVIRRNGDTLPTVLVDGHVVGVWRATDDGVDAALFEPVGRDDLRALEAEAAALRTFLADREPAVFGRYRRWWEQLPTDDVHRLA; translated from the coding sequence GTGGACGCCTCGCCCGCGGCCCTCGGCCGCGCGACGCTCGCCCGCCAGCACCTGCTGGAACGGGCCCGCCTGCCCGTGCCCGACGTCGTGCGCGCCGTCGGCGCCGTCCAGGCGCAGGAGCCCGCCGCGCCCTACCTCGCGCTCTGGAACCGGGTCGCCGGGTTCGACCCCGCCGACCTCGACGACGCCTTCACCAGCGGCACGCTCGTGCGGTCCACGCTCCTGCGGATCACGCTGCACGCCGTGCACGCCGACGACTGGGCGCCGTTCCACCGCGCCGTCACCGACCCGCTGCGCGGATCCCGGCTCAACGACCGCCGGTTCGCCCCGGCCCGCCTGACGCCCGCCGAGGCCGACGACGTGCGCGACGCCCTGCTCGCCTTCGCGGCCCGGCCCCGCACCCAGGACGAGATCCTGGCCGAGCTGACGCGGCTCCTCGACGCCGACCGCGCCCCGGCCGCCTGGTTCGCGCTACGCACCCTCGCGCCGCTGCACCACGTGCCCACCGGACCGCCCTGGTCGTACACCCCGACCCGGCGGCACTACCGGGCGGGCGCCACCACCGCCGCGGACGCCCCACCGCCCGGCGACGACCCCGCCGTCGTGCACCTCGCACGGCGCTACCTCGCGGCGTTCGGACCCGCCACCGAGGCCGACCTCGGCCAGTTCACCATGCTGCGCCGCCCGTTCACCGGGCCCGCCCTCGCCGCGCTGCGCGACGAGCTCGTGCCCGTGGGCGGCTCCGGCCGCACCACGCTGTGGGACCTGCCCGACGCCCCGCGCCCCGACGCCGCCACCCCCGCCCCGCCGCGGCTCCTCGGCATGTGGGACTCCGTGCTGCTCGCGCACGCGGACCGCACCCGCGTCCTGCCCGAGGCCCACCGGCGGCACGTCATCCGCCGCAACGGCGACACCCTGCCCACGGTGCTCGTGGACGGGCACGTCGTCGGGGTGTGGCGCGCCACCGACGACGGCGTCGACGCCGCCCTGTTCGAACCCGTCGGCCGCGACGACCTGCGCGCGCTGGAGGCCGAGGCCGCCGCGCTGCGCACGTTCCTCGCCGACCGGGAACCGGCCGTGTTCGGCCGGTACCGCCGCTGGTGGGAACAGCTCCCCACCGACGACGTGCACCGGCTCGCCTGA
- a CDS encoding inositol-3-phosphate synthase codes for MVNDDSRTPPRRRTGLWFLGARGSVATTATLGALALARGHAPTTGLVSELPDVARAGLVGVDELVVGGHDVAGSIVERAHELAASGVVPAATVAALADDLATVDARVRPGASGTADRATADRLQADIEAFRAEHDLERVVVVDVSSTEPPAPDAHALTLTELERRLDDGTAPLPASSLYAYAAFRAGSPVVCFTPSTGPRIPALEELAKTLHLPWAGRDGKTGETLLKATLAPMFATRALAVRSWSAFNILGGGDGRTLADPAAAASKTATKAMTVEAVLGYPVEGPVRIDHVADLGDWKTAWDHVTFDGFLGTRMRMQVTWEGCDSALAAPLVLDLARLVARAHEVGVTGPVGELGFFFKDPVGSAEHALAAQWQTLTRWCAGLGDAARADGHAGVAPHGAA; via the coding sequence ATGGTCAACGACGACTCCCGCACGCCGCCGCGACGACGCACCGGCCTGTGGTTCCTCGGCGCCCGCGGCTCCGTCGCCACGACGGCCACGCTCGGCGCCCTCGCCCTCGCGCGCGGCCACGCGCCCACGACCGGCCTGGTCAGCGAGCTCCCCGACGTCGCCCGCGCCGGGCTCGTCGGCGTCGACGAGCTCGTCGTCGGTGGTCACGACGTCGCCGGCAGCATCGTGGAGCGCGCCCACGAGCTCGCGGCCTCCGGTGTCGTGCCCGCCGCCACCGTCGCCGCGCTGGCCGACGACCTCGCCACCGTCGACGCCCGCGTCCGGCCCGGCGCCAGCGGCACGGCCGACCGCGCCACCGCCGACCGCCTCCAGGCCGACATCGAGGCGTTCCGCGCCGAGCACGACCTGGAGCGGGTCGTCGTCGTCGACGTCTCCAGCACCGAGCCGCCCGCCCCGGACGCCCACGCCCTGACGCTCACCGAGCTCGAGCGCCGCCTCGACGACGGCACGGCGCCGCTGCCGGCGTCGTCGCTGTACGCGTACGCCGCGTTCCGCGCCGGCAGCCCCGTGGTGTGCTTCACGCCGTCCACCGGCCCGCGGATCCCCGCGCTGGAGGAGCTCGCCAAGACGCTGCACCTGCCGTGGGCGGGGCGCGACGGGAAGACGGGCGAGACCCTGCTCAAGGCGACGCTCGCGCCGATGTTCGCGACCCGTGCCCTGGCGGTGCGGTCGTGGTCGGCGTTCAACATCCTCGGCGGCGGGGACGGCCGCACGCTGGCGGACCCGGCCGCGGCCGCGAGCAAGACGGCCACCAAGGCGATGACCGTCGAGGCGGTGCTCGGCTACCCCGTCGAGGGCCCGGTGCGCATCGACCACGTCGCGGACCTGGGCGACTGGAAGACCGCGTGGGACCACGTGACGTTCGACGGGTTCCTCGGCACCCGCATGCGCATGCAGGTGACGTGGGAGGGCTGCGACTCCGCGCTCGCCGCGCCGCTCGTCCTCGACCTGGCCCGCCTGGTCGCCCGGGCCCACGAGGTCGGCGTCACCGGCCCGGTCGGGGAGCTCGGGTTCTTCTTCAAGGACCCCGTGGGCAGCGCCGAGCACGCGCTGGCCGCGCAGTGGCAGACGCTGACCCGGTGGTGCGCCGGGCTCGGCGACGCCGCACGGGCCGACGGGCACGCCGGGGTCGCGCCCCACGGTGCCGCATGA
- a CDS encoding SCO3242 family prenyltransferase, translating to MRWRDAAELVRLPAALTVPGDSLAGAAAAGWPCGARTAALPVASACLYWAGMALNDWADRDLDATERPERPIPSGRVRPGEALALAGGLTAAGLGAAAVAGRRPLGVAAALAATVWAYDVVAKPTPAGPAVMATTRFLDVLMGAAGRRAGLVPATVMGAHTLAVTAVSRGEVHGTTPDQGRAAVATTVAAAAGAALAPGRVRVPVVALAATYAAAVLPAQADVVRRPDAATARRATGVGIRGMVPLQAALLAGHGAVAAAVGLLAAVPLARLGARAVSPT from the coding sequence ATGAGGTGGCGTGACGCCGCCGAGCTGGTCCGCCTGCCCGCCGCGCTGACCGTCCCCGGGGACTCGCTGGCGGGCGCCGCCGCGGCGGGCTGGCCGTGCGGGGCCCGGACGGCGGCCCTGCCCGTGGCGTCGGCCTGCCTGTACTGGGCGGGCATGGCCCTCAACGACTGGGCGGACCGCGACCTCGACGCCACGGAGCGCCCGGAGCGACCCATCCCCTCGGGGCGGGTGCGGCCCGGCGAGGCGCTCGCCCTCGCCGGGGGGCTCACCGCGGCGGGGCTCGGCGCGGCCGCCGTCGCCGGACGCCGTCCCCTCGGGGTGGCCGCGGCGCTGGCCGCGACGGTCTGGGCGTACGACGTCGTCGCGAAGCCCACCCCGGCCGGTCCGGCCGTCATGGCCACGACACGGTTCCTCGACGTCCTCATGGGTGCCGCCGGTCGGCGGGCCGGCCTGGTCCCCGCCACCGTCATGGGTGCGCACACCCTGGCCGTGACGGCCGTCAGCCGCGGGGAGGTGCACGGCACGACCCCCGACCAGGGCCGGGCCGCGGTCGCCACGACCGTCGCCGCCGCCGCGGGCGCCGCCCTGGCGCCGGGCCGGGTCCGGGTGCCCGTGGTCGCGCTGGCCGCGACCTACGCCGCCGCCGTCCTGCCCGCGCAGGCCGACGTGGTCCGCCGCCCCGACGCCGCCACGGCCCGCCGGGCGACGGGCGTCGGCATCCGCGGCATGGTGCCGCTCCAGGCCGCGCTGCTGGCCGGGCACGGCGCGGTCGCCGCCGCGGTGGGGCTGCTCGCCGCGGTACCGCTGGCCCGGCTCGGCGCGCGGGCGGTGAGCCCCACGTGA
- a CDS encoding sugar phosphate isomerase/epimerase family protein encodes MITLGYGTNGFADHRLEDCLALLADLGYGGVALTLDHMHLDPLAPGLARRTERVAALLARHGLGVVVETGARYVLDPRRKHEPTLVSDEGRERRVDLLATAVRVATDLGAPAVHLWSGVLPAGTSSATGWDRLVAGTADVLGHAEAAGVDLAFEPEPGMLVERVGDLLRLRTALGDPDRLRLTIDVGHLTCVETEPGPDVIRAAGALVAHVQVDDMLPGVHEHLELGTGEVDLPGVLTALDEVGFDGLASVELPRHSHAAARLARSSMSALRDAAATARVRVRPRATVHDEVGVTG; translated from the coding sequence GTGATCACGCTCGGATACGGCACCAACGGGTTCGCCGACCACCGCCTGGAGGACTGCCTCGCCCTGCTGGCGGACCTCGGCTACGGCGGGGTCGCGCTCACGCTCGACCACATGCACCTCGACCCGCTGGCCCCCGGTCTCGCGCGACGCACCGAGCGGGTCGCGGCGCTGCTGGCGCGGCACGGGCTGGGCGTCGTGGTGGAGACGGGCGCCCGCTACGTGCTCGACCCGCGGCGCAAGCACGAGCCCACCCTGGTGTCGGACGAGGGGCGGGAGCGCCGCGTCGACCTGCTCGCCACGGCCGTGCGGGTCGCCACCGACCTCGGCGCCCCCGCCGTGCACCTGTGGTCGGGCGTGCTGCCCGCCGGCACGTCGTCCGCCACCGGGTGGGACCGGCTGGTGGCCGGGACGGCGGACGTGCTCGGGCACGCCGAGGCCGCGGGGGTCGACCTCGCGTTCGAGCCCGAGCCGGGCATGCTCGTCGAACGGGTCGGGGACCTCCTGCGGCTGCGCACCGCGCTCGGCGACCCCGACCGCCTGCGCCTGACCATCGACGTCGGGCACCTGACGTGCGTCGAGACCGAGCCGGGCCCGGACGTGATCCGCGCCGCCGGGGCGCTGGTGGCGCACGTGCAGGTGGACGACATGCTCCCCGGCGTGCACGAGCACCTCGAGCTCGGCACCGGCGAGGTCGACCTGCCCGGCGTGCTGACCGCCCTCGACGAGGTGGGCTTCGACGGGCTCGCGTCGGTCGAGCTGCCCCGCCACTCGCACGCCGCCGCCCGGCTGGCGCGCTCCAGCATGTCCGCGCTGCGCGACGCCGCAGCCACCGCGAGGGTGCGCGTGCGCCCCCGCGCGACCGTCCACGACGAGGTGGGGGTGACCGGATGA
- a CDS encoding EboA domain-containing protein, with the protein MTPVRTTLDPAAEERLAGLEEEVRADPGTVARAFARAARVVGRGPGPDGLPVQDVARVRLLVAATRGAGPDGAAAVAAELYRTGDADERRAVLLALEALDVGDRAVPLLLDALRTNDSRLVAAAMGPSAAAHLPADAWRHGVLKCLFTGVPLAVVADLTARRDAELDRMVAAYAAERRAAGRDVPDDALALLATTP; encoded by the coding sequence ATGACCCCGGTACGCACGACGCTCGACCCGGCCGCGGAGGAGCGGCTCGCCGGGCTGGAGGAGGAGGTCCGGGCCGACCCGGGCACCGTGGCACGGGCGTTCGCCCGCGCCGCGCGCGTGGTGGGCCGCGGCCCCGGACCCGACGGCCTGCCGGTGCAGGACGTCGCCCGGGTGCGGCTGCTCGTCGCCGCGACGCGGGGCGCCGGGCCGGACGGCGCCGCCGCCGTGGCCGCCGAGCTGTACCGCACGGGCGACGCCGACGAGCGTCGCGCCGTCCTGCTCGCCCTGGAGGCGCTCGACGTCGGCGACCGGGCGGTCCCGCTGCTGCTCGACGCGCTGCGCACCAACGACTCCCGGCTGGTGGCCGCCGCCATGGGCCCGTCCGCGGCCGCGCACCTGCCGGCCGACGCGTGGCGCCACGGCGTCCTCAAGTGCCTGTTCACGGGCGTGCCGCTCGCCGTCGTCGCGGACCTGACCGCCCGCCGCGACGCCGAGCTCGACCGCATGGTCGCCGCGTACGCCGCCGAGCGGCGTGCCGCCGGGCGGGACGTCCCCGACGACGCCCTCGCGCTGCTCGCCACCACCCCCTGA
- a CDS encoding TatD family hydrolase: MRIFDPHIHMTSRTTDDYEAMRDAGVRALVEPAFWLGQPRTSVGSFVDYFDALLGWERFRAAQFGIVHHATIALNPKEANDPRCHGVLDLLPRYLEKDGVVAVGETGFDSMTQDEERVFVRQLELAGEHDLPVLVHTPHRDKAAGTRRTLEIVAQVGVAPEMVVVDHLNEVTVDVVDDAGCWAGFSVYPDTKMDEGRMVEILRRRGLERVLVNSAADWGRSDPLKTWRTGRAMLAAGFTDDDVDRVLWRNPVEFYGQSGRLLLDADEAAGSSGASGEYQGNSVRRGEPVIPAGQA, encoded by the coding sequence GTGCGCATCTTCGACCCGCACATCCACATGACGTCCCGGACCACCGACGACTACGAGGCGATGCGCGACGCCGGGGTGCGCGCGCTCGTCGAGCCCGCGTTCTGGCTCGGCCAGCCCCGCACCTCGGTCGGCTCGTTCGTCGACTACTTCGACGCGCTGCTCGGCTGGGAACGGTTCCGGGCCGCGCAGTTCGGGATCGTGCACCACGCGACGATCGCCCTCAACCCCAAGGAGGCGAACGACCCGCGCTGCCACGGCGTGCTCGACCTGCTGCCCCGCTACCTGGAGAAGGACGGCGTGGTCGCGGTCGGCGAGACCGGGTTCGACTCGATGACGCAGGACGAGGAGCGGGTGTTCGTGCGCCAGCTCGAGCTCGCCGGGGAGCACGACCTGCCGGTGCTCGTCCACACCCCGCACCGGGACAAGGCGGCGGGCACGCGCCGCACGCTGGAGATCGTCGCGCAGGTCGGCGTCGCGCCGGAGATGGTCGTGGTGGACCACCTCAACGAGGTGACCGTGGACGTCGTCGACGACGCCGGCTGCTGGGCCGGGTTCTCGGTCTACCCGGACACCAAGATGGACGAGGGTCGCATGGTGGAGATCCTGCGCCGCCGCGGCCTGGAGCGCGTGCTGGTCAACTCGGCCGCGGACTGGGGCCGCTCGGACCCGCTGAAGACGTGGCGGACCGGGCGGGCGATGCTCGCCGCCGGGTTCACCGACGACGACGTCGACCGGGTCCTGTGGCGCAACCCGGTCGAGTTCTACGGCCAGAGCGGGCGCCTGCTGCTCGACGCGGACGAGGCCGCCGGTTCGTCCGGCGCGTCCGGTGAGTACCAGGGCAACTCGGTGCGCCGCGGCGAGCCCGTCATCCCCGCCGGGCAGGCCTGA
- the eboE gene encoding metabolite traffic protein EboE, protein MRFRHPDGTLLHVSYGTNVHPAQDTDGLHDQLRRFAGPVRRRLDVDRLGLGLWLPARAVHELAADPGRADDLRAALDREGLEVVTVNAFPFGDFHAPVVKKAVYLPDWTDDARLDYTLDAARVLAALLPDDVDRGSISTLPLAWRDPWDAGRAAAARDRLDRLADGLAKVEADTGRSVRVAFEPEPGCVGETATGLAEHLAGVDAGRLGVCLDLCHLACEFEDPAAALAAVAGAGLDVVKTQVSAALHCPDPRDPAALAALEEFVEARFLHQTRVLRDGGVVRCDDLPDALGRTGAPGLPTDGPWRVHVHVPLHARPRAPPASTTDVLGDALDRLVGGPHPLVDHLETETYTWSVLPEDLRPVDDDGLVVGIAAELDWTRGQLVARGMEAL, encoded by the coding sequence ATGCGGTTCCGGCACCCCGACGGCACCCTGCTGCACGTCTCGTACGGCACGAACGTCCACCCCGCGCAGGACACGGACGGCCTGCACGACCAGCTCCGCCGGTTCGCCGGTCCCGTGCGCCGCCGCCTCGACGTCGACCGGCTCGGGCTCGGCCTGTGGCTCCCCGCCCGCGCGGTGCACGAGCTCGCGGCCGACCCGGGCCGCGCCGACGACCTGCGGGCCGCCCTCGACCGCGAGGGCCTGGAGGTCGTGACCGTCAACGCGTTCCCCTTCGGCGACTTCCACGCCCCCGTGGTGAAGAAGGCGGTCTACCTGCCGGACTGGACGGACGACGCACGCCTCGACTACACGCTCGACGCGGCCCGCGTGCTGGCCGCGCTGCTGCCCGACGACGTCGACCGCGGCAGCATCAGCACCCTCCCGCTGGCCTGGCGCGACCCCTGGGACGCGGGCCGCGCCGCCGCCGCCCGCGACCGGCTCGACCGGCTCGCGGACGGCCTCGCGAAGGTCGAGGCCGACACCGGGCGGAGCGTCCGGGTCGCGTTCGAGCCCGAGCCGGGGTGCGTCGGCGAGACCGCGACGGGACTCGCCGAGCACCTGGCCGGCGTCGACGCGGGACGCCTCGGCGTCTGCCTCGACCTGTGCCACCTCGCCTGCGAGTTCGAGGACCCGGCCGCGGCGCTGGCCGCCGTCGCGGGGGCCGGGCTCGACGTCGTCAAGACGCAGGTGTCCGCCGCCCTGCACTGCCCGGACCCGCGCGACCCGGCGGCGCTGGCCGCGCTGGAGGAGTTCGTCGAGGCGCGGTTCCTGCACCAGACGCGGGTGCTGCGCGACGGTGGCGTGGTGCGCTGCGACGACCTGCCCGACGCCCTCGGTCGCACGGGTGCTCCCGGGCTGCCGACGGACGGGCCGTGGCGCGTGCACGTGCACGTCCCGCTGCACGCCCGGCCCCGTGCGCCCCCGGCGAGCACGACGGACGTGCTCGGCGACGCCCTCGACCGGCTGGTGGGCGGGCCGCACCCGCTGGTCGACCACCTGGAGACCGAGACGTACACGTGGTCGGTGCTGCCCGAGGACCTGCGCCCCGTCGACGACGACGGGCTCGTGGTGGGCATCGCGGCCGAGCTCGACTGGACCCGGGGGCAGCTCGTCGCCCGGGGGATGGAGGCGCTGTGA
- a CDS encoding alkaline phosphatase family protein, with translation MNRLLVLDVVGLTPRLLEHMPRLRAVAEGGSRAGLGTVLPAVTCSVQATFLTGLLPRDHGIVGNGWYFRDLGEPLLWRQHHGLVAGEKVWETIRRERPGYRVANVCWWYAMGSTADTTVTPRPVYHADGRKDPDCWTWPPSLHDELVERHGPFPLFTYWGPTAGIASSRWIVAAARDLMPDHDLTLVYVPHLDYALQRFGPDAPQAAAAAREVDEVLAPLLDDAARTGTTVVALSEYGITPARRPVDVNRVLRREGLLHVHHNATGELLDPWTSRAFAVADHQVAHVYVPDPADRDRVAELLAATDGVAEVLDDAGKAEHGLDHDRAGDLVLVAEPDAWFTYYYWLDDAVAPDFARSVEIHKKPGYDPAELFWDPADRWAKARAVAHVARKKLGLRSTMRVVPLDPSPVGGSHGRLPADPADGPVLLCSDPVGLPEHVPATQVRDLLVGLATGVSRPVPPPEPVRASAGRGASRDG, from the coding sequence GTGAACCGGCTGCTCGTCCTGGACGTCGTGGGGCTGACTCCCCGCCTGCTGGAGCACATGCCGCGCCTGCGCGCGGTGGCGGAGGGCGGGTCGCGGGCGGGCCTCGGCACGGTGCTGCCCGCGGTGACCTGCTCGGTGCAGGCCACGTTCCTCACCGGGCTCCTGCCCCGTGACCACGGGATCGTGGGCAACGGCTGGTACTTCCGCGACCTCGGCGAGCCGCTGCTGTGGCGCCAGCACCACGGCCTGGTCGCGGGGGAGAAGGTGTGGGAGACGATCCGGCGGGAGCGGCCCGGGTACCGGGTCGCGAACGTCTGCTGGTGGTACGCGATGGGGTCCACCGCGGACACCACGGTGACGCCCCGGCCCGTCTACCACGCGGACGGGCGCAAGGACCCGGACTGCTGGACGTGGCCGCCGTCCCTGCACGACGAGCTCGTCGAGCGGCACGGGCCGTTCCCCCTGTTCACGTACTGGGGCCCGACGGCGGGCATCGCGTCGTCGCGGTGGATCGTCGCGGCGGCCCGGGACCTGATGCCGGACCACGACCTCACGCTGGTGTACGTGCCGCACCTCGACTACGCCCTGCAGCGGTTCGGCCCGGACGCCCCGCAGGCGGCGGCCGCCGCGCGCGAGGTCGACGAGGTGCTCGCCCCGCTGCTGGACGACGCCGCCCGCACGGGCACCACGGTGGTGGCGCTCAGCGAGTACGGCATCACGCCGGCCCGCCGCCCGGTGGACGTCAACCGGGTGCTGCGCCGCGAGGGGCTGCTGCACGTGCACCACAACGCGACCGGCGAGCTGCTGGACCCGTGGACGTCGCGCGCGTTCGCGGTGGCCGACCACCAGGTCGCGCACGTCTACGTGCCCGACCCGGCCGACCGTGACCGTGTGGCCGAGCTGCTGGCCGCGACGGACGGCGTGGCCGAGGTCCTGGACGACGCCGGCAAGGCGGAGCACGGTCTGGACCACGACCGGGCGGGCGACCTCGTGCTCGTCGCGGAGCCGGACGCCTGGTTCACGTACTACTACTGGCTCGACGACGCCGTGGCACCCGACTTCGCGCGGTCCGTCGAGATCCACAAGAAGCCCGGCTACGACCCCGCCGAGCTGTTCTGGGACCCGGCCGACCGGTGGGCGAAGGCCCGGGCGGTGGCCCACGTGGCGCGCAAGAAGCTGGGGCTGCGCTCGACGATGCGGGTGGTGCCGCTCGACCCGTCGCCCGTGGGCGGCTCGCACGGCCGTCTCCCGGCGGACCCGGCCGACGGGCCGGTGCTGCTGTGCTCGGACCCGGTGGGCCTGCCGGAGCACGTCCCCGCGACGCAGGTGCGGGACCTGCTGGTGGGGCTCGCGACGGGCGTCAGCCGGCCGGTACCGCCTCCGGAGCCGGTGCGGGCGTCGGCAGGACGAGGGGCGTCACGGGACGGGTGA
- a CDS encoding ROK family protein, whose product MTTPVYDDLTPVLRALRDGRPRTRAQLAREIGVSRSTMSTRVDDLLALGLVTPTGDAGSTGGRPASTFAFDPGARIVAGVDLGATHARIVLTDLAAHEILAHRVELRIASGPGPVLDQVVDVLHDLLDRADRDLADLAGVGVGLPGPVDHATGRPTKPPIMPGWDGHDVAGHLHTRLGSAPVLVDNDVNLMALAEHSSALPHVGHLLFVKIATGIGAGIIADGRVHRGAQGSAGDLGHVAVPGGDPVPCTCGNTGCLEAIAGSAAVAARLRTQGVDAVTNDDIVELVRGGSPVAANAVRDAGRAVGAVLASCVSLLNPSAIVVGGSMARVGEHLVAGIREVVYARPLPLATQNLRVTTSRTGASAGSLGGAWLAIEHAFATPGLLTRPVTPLVLPTPAPAPEAVPAG is encoded by the coding sequence ATGACGACGCCGGTGTACGACGACCTCACACCCGTGCTCCGCGCGCTCCGCGACGGCCGGCCCCGCACGCGGGCGCAGCTCGCCCGCGAGATCGGCGTCTCCCGGTCCACCATGTCGACCCGCGTCGACGACCTGCTCGCCCTCGGCCTGGTCACCCCCACCGGAGACGCCGGGTCCACCGGCGGCCGGCCCGCCAGCACCTTCGCGTTCGACCCCGGCGCCCGCATCGTCGCCGGCGTCGACCTGGGCGCCACCCACGCGCGCATCGTGCTCACCGACCTCGCCGCCCACGAGATCCTGGCCCACCGCGTCGAGCTACGGATCGCCAGCGGCCCCGGCCCCGTCCTCGACCAGGTCGTCGACGTCCTGCACGACCTCCTGGACCGCGCCGACCGGGACCTCGCGGACCTCGCCGGCGTCGGCGTCGGCCTGCCCGGTCCCGTCGACCACGCCACGGGTCGCCCCACCAAGCCGCCGATCATGCCCGGGTGGGACGGCCACGACGTCGCGGGTCACCTGCACACCCGCCTTGGGAGCGCTCCCGTGCTCGTCGACAACGACGTCAACCTCATGGCGCTCGCCGAGCACTCCTCGGCCCTCCCCCACGTCGGCCACCTGCTGTTCGTCAAGATCGCCACCGGCATCGGGGCGGGCATCATCGCCGACGGCCGCGTCCACCGCGGGGCGCAGGGCAGCGCGGGCGACCTCGGGCACGTCGCCGTCCCCGGCGGCGACCCCGTCCCCTGCACGTGCGGCAACACCGGCTGCCTGGAGGCCATCGCCGGCAGCGCGGCCGTCGCCGCGCGGCTGCGCACGCAGGGCGTCGACGCCGTCACGAACGACGACATCGTGGAGCTCGTGCGCGGCGGGTCGCCCGTCGCCGCGAACGCCGTCCGCGACGCGGGCCGGGCCGTGGGCGCCGTCCTCGCGTCCTGCGTCAGCCTGCTCAACCCGTCCGCCATCGTCGTGGGCGGGTCGATGGCGCGCGTCGGCGAGCACCTCGTCGCCGGGATCCGGGAGGTCGTCTACGCGCGGCCCCTGCCGCTGGCCACGCAGAACCTGCGCGTCACGACCAGCCGGACGGGGGCGAGCGCGGGCTCGCTCGGCGGCGCGTGGCTCGCCATCGAGCACGCGTTCGCGACGCCGGGGCTGCTCACCCGTCCCGTGACGCCCCTCGTCCTGCCGACGCCCGCACCGGCTCCGGAGGCGGTACCGGCCGGCTGA